The following are from one region of the Populus trichocarpa isolate Nisqually-1 chromosome 8, P.trichocarpa_v4.1, whole genome shotgun sequence genome:
- the LOC7481628 gene encoding DUF21 domain-containing protein At4g14240 isoform X1 codes for MQLINAVMATRMLTVLAQSNGEDGIPFGSVSWFVYAGISCFLVIFAGIMSGLTLGLMSLGLVDLEILQRSGTSTEKKQAAAILPVVQKQHQLLVTLLLCNAIAMEALPIYLDKLFNQYVAIILSVTFVLAFGEVIPQAICTRYGLAVGANFVWLVRILMITCYPVAYPIGKVLDCVLGHNEALFRRAQLKALVSIHSQEAGKGGELTHDETTIISGALDLTEKTAEEAMTPIESTFSLDVNSKLDWEAMGKILARGHSRVPVYSGNPKNIIGLLLVKSLLTVRPETETPVSAVSIRRIPRVPSDMPLYDILNEFQKGSSHMAAVVKAKGKSKDLPPAIDGEEQEGSKVTGRDSQLTTPLLSKQDEKSDSVVVDIDRVSRSSRHPSSQRNDTSTNGLPQLSEDIEDGEVIGIITLEDVFEELLQEEIVDETDEYVDVHKRIRVAAAAAASSVARAPSSRRLTANKGAGGQIKSGQTLKKSENDSSATRLQGTAGEPFSWKQ; via the exons atgcAGCTGATAAATGCGGTGATGGCGACGAGGATGTTGACGGTGTTAGCTCAATCAAACGGAGAAGATGGAATTCCGTTTGGATCGGTCTCATGGTTTGTGTACGCAGGAATTTCTTGCTTCCTCGTTATCTTCGCGGGTATCATGTCTGGTCTTACCTTAGGCCTCATGTCTCTCGGCCTTGTAGACCTCGAGATTCTTCAACGTAGTGGCACTTCTACCGAGAAAAAACAAGCTG ctGCAATTCTTCCGGTTGTTCAAAAGCAGCATCAGCTTCTGGTGACTCTGCTTCTATGTAATGCTATTGCTATGGAG GCTCTTCCTATATACTTGGATAAGCTTTTCAATCAGTATGTTGCTATTATACTTTCTGTGACTTTTGTGCTAGCTTTTGGGGAG GTTATTCCACAAGCAATATGCACCAGATATGGACTTGCTGTAGGTGCCAACTTTGTATGGCTTGTGCGAATTTTGATGATAACTTGTTATCCAGTTGCATATCCCATTGGAAAG GTTCTGGATTGTGTGTTAGGACATAATGAAGCATTATTTAGGCGGGCTCAATTAAAAGCTCTCGTTTCCATCCACAGCCAGGAG GCTGGCAAGGGTGGTGAACTCACACACGATGAGACAACAATTATTAGTGGGGCACTAGATTTGACTGAAAAG ACTGCTGAAGAGGCTATGACACCTATTGAATCAACTTTCTCCCTAGATGTCAACTCGAAGTTGGACTG GGAGGCAATGGGAAAAATTCTTGCCCGGGGTCATAGCCGAGTTCCTGTGTATTCCGGGAAtccaaaaaatatcattggacTTCTTCTG GTGAAAAGCCTTCTCACTGTTCGACCTGAAACAGAGACCCCGGTTAGTGCAGTTTCTATCCGAAGAATTCCACG GGTTCCATCTGATATGCCTCTGTATGATATACTGAATGAGTTTCAAAAGGGTAGCAGTCATATGGCAGCTGTTGTGAAGGCCAAGGGGAAAAGCAAGGATCTCCCGCCAGCAATTGACGGAGAAGAACAGGAAGGAAGCAAAGTAACTGGCAGGGATTCCCAATTGACTACTCCATTACTGTCCAAGCAAGATGAGAAGTCAGATAGCGTTGTTGTGGATATTGACAGGGTTTCAAGGTCAAGTAGGCATCCTTCTTCACAGCGCAATGATACTTCAACAAATGGATTGCCCCAGCTATCAGAGGATATTGAAGATGGTGAAGTAATTGGCATCATCACCCTAGAAGATGTATTTGAAGAACTTCTGCAG GAAGAGATTGTGGATGAAACAGATGAATATGTAGATGTACATAAAAG AATCCGTGTggcagcagctgcagctgctTCATCTGTGGCACGGGCGCCGTCAAGTCGAAGGTTAACAGCCAATAAGGGAGCT GGAGGACAAATTAAGTCAGGGCAAACACTGAAGAAATCTGAGAATGATTCAAGTGCCACAAGGTTACAAGGAACAGCTGGTGAgcctttttcttggaaacaatAG
- the LOC7481628 gene encoding DUF21 domain-containing protein At4g14240 isoform X2, which translates to MVLCMQALPIYLDKLFNQYVAIILSVTFVLAFGEVIPQAICTRYGLAVGANFVWLVRILMITCYPVAYPIGKVLDCVLGHNEALFRRAQLKALVSIHSQEAGKGGELTHDETTIISGALDLTEKTAEEAMTPIESTFSLDVNSKLDWEAMGKILARGHSRVPVYSGNPKNIIGLLLVKSLLTVRPETETPVSAVSIRRIPRVPSDMPLYDILNEFQKGSSHMAAVVKAKGKSKDLPPAIDGEEQEGSKVTGRDSQLTTPLLSKQDEKSDSVVVDIDRVSRSSRHPSSQRNDTSTNGLPQLSEDIEDGEVIGIITLEDVFEELLQEEIVDETDEYVDVHKRIRVAAAAAASSVARAPSSRRLTANKGAGGQIKSGQTLKKSENDSSATRLQGTAGEPFSWKQ; encoded by the exons ATGGTGCTCTGCATGCAGGCTCTTCCTATATACTTGGATAAGCTTTTCAATCAGTATGTTGCTATTATACTTTCTGTGACTTTTGTGCTAGCTTTTGGGGAG GTTATTCCACAAGCAATATGCACCAGATATGGACTTGCTGTAGGTGCCAACTTTGTATGGCTTGTGCGAATTTTGATGATAACTTGTTATCCAGTTGCATATCCCATTGGAAAG GTTCTGGATTGTGTGTTAGGACATAATGAAGCATTATTTAGGCGGGCTCAATTAAAAGCTCTCGTTTCCATCCACAGCCAGGAG GCTGGCAAGGGTGGTGAACTCACACACGATGAGACAACAATTATTAGTGGGGCACTAGATTTGACTGAAAAG ACTGCTGAAGAGGCTATGACACCTATTGAATCAACTTTCTCCCTAGATGTCAACTCGAAGTTGGACTG GGAGGCAATGGGAAAAATTCTTGCCCGGGGTCATAGCCGAGTTCCTGTGTATTCCGGGAAtccaaaaaatatcattggacTTCTTCTG GTGAAAAGCCTTCTCACTGTTCGACCTGAAACAGAGACCCCGGTTAGTGCAGTTTCTATCCGAAGAATTCCACG GGTTCCATCTGATATGCCTCTGTATGATATACTGAATGAGTTTCAAAAGGGTAGCAGTCATATGGCAGCTGTTGTGAAGGCCAAGGGGAAAAGCAAGGATCTCCCGCCAGCAATTGACGGAGAAGAACAGGAAGGAAGCAAAGTAACTGGCAGGGATTCCCAATTGACTACTCCATTACTGTCCAAGCAAGATGAGAAGTCAGATAGCGTTGTTGTGGATATTGACAGGGTTTCAAGGTCAAGTAGGCATCCTTCTTCACAGCGCAATGATACTTCAACAAATGGATTGCCCCAGCTATCAGAGGATATTGAAGATGGTGAAGTAATTGGCATCATCACCCTAGAAGATGTATTTGAAGAACTTCTGCAG GAAGAGATTGTGGATGAAACAGATGAATATGTAGATGTACATAAAAG AATCCGTGTggcagcagctgcagctgctTCATCTGTGGCACGGGCGCCGTCAAGTCGAAGGTTAACAGCCAATAAGGGAGCT GGAGGACAAATTAAGTCAGGGCAAACACTGAAGAAATCTGAGAATGATTCAAGTGCCACAAGGTTACAAGGAACAGCTGGTGAgcctttttcttggaaacaatAG